A window from Equus caballus isolate H_3958 breed thoroughbred chromosome 8, TB-T2T, whole genome shotgun sequence encodes these proteins:
- the CHST9 gene encoding carbohydrate sulfotransferase 9 isoform X5: MTREKIQEHITNQNTKFHLPEDPKGKKENLNSERPTRVLTETRHSQREDQSLGKTTGLPTTKLAEKRQRTKTLFKKFNEMNWPLDIRPLNKTLVQDNKWKKTDETQEKRRSFLQEFCKKYGGVSRPQSHLFHMVSRIYVEDKHKILYCEVPKAGCSNWKRILMVLNGLAPSTYNISHDAVHYGKHLKKLDGFDLKGIYTRLNTYTKAVFVRDPMERLVSAFRDKFEHPNSYYHPVFGKAIIKKYRPNACEEALNNGSGVQFKEFIHYLLDSHRPVGMDIHWEKVSKLCYPCLINYDFVGKFETLEEDANYFLQLIGAPKELKFPNFKDRHSSDERTNAQVVRQYLKDLTRTERQLIYDFYYLDYLMFNYTTPFL; this comes from the coding sequence AACACCAAGTTCCACCTACCTGAGGAtcccaagggaaaaaaagaaaatctaaactctGAGAGGCCTACTAGGGTCTTGACAGAGACCAGACACTCACAAAGAGAGGATCAATCTTTGGGTAAGACCACAGGGTTGCCAACAACTAAGTTGGCTGAAAAACGTCAGAGAACTAAGACCCTTTTCAAGAAGTTCAATGAAATGAATTGGCCATTGGACATTCGCCCTTTAAACAAAACTTTAGTCCAAGACAACAAATGGAAGAAAACTGATGAGACCCAAGAGAAACGCAGGTCTTTCCTTCAGGAGTTTTGCAAGAAATATGGTGGAGTGAGTCGTCCTCAGTCACATCTTTTTCATATGGTATCCAGGatctatgtggaagataaacacaaaatctTATATTGTGAAGTACCGAAAGCTGGCTGTTCCAACTGGAAAAGAATTCTGATGGTACTAAATGGATTGGCTCCCTCTACATACAACATCTCCCATGATGCTGTTCACTATGGGAAGCATTTGAAAAAGCTAGATGGCTTTGACTTAAAAGGGATATATACTCGTTTGAATACCTACACCAAAGCTGTGTTTGTTCGTGATCCCATGGAAAGATTAGTGTCAGCATTTAGGGACAAATTTGAACACCCCAATAGTTATTACCATCCAGTATTTGGGAAGGCaattataaagaaatatagaCCAAATGCCTGTGAAGAAGCATTGAATAATGGATCTGGAGTCCAATTCAAAGAATTCATCCACTATTTGCTGGATTCCCACCGTCCAGTAGGAATGGACATTCACTGGGAAAAGGTCAGCAAACTCTGCTATCCATGTTTGATCAACTATGATTTTGTAGGGAAATTTGAAACTTTGGAAGAAGATGCCAATTACTTTTTACAGCTGATTGGTGCTCCAAAAGAGCTGAAATTTCCAAACTTTAAGGATAGGCACTCTTCCGATGAAAGAACCAATGCTCAGGTCGTGAGACAATATTTAAAGGATCTGACGAGAACTGAGAGACAGTTAATCTATGACTTTTATTACTTGGACTATTTGATGTTTAATTATACAACTCCGTTTTTGTAG
- the CHST9 gene encoding carbohydrate sulfotransferase 9 isoform X4: MPVTREKIQEHITNQNTKFHLPEDPKGKKENLNSERPTRVLTETRHSQREDQSLGKTTGLPTTKLAEKRQRTKTLFKKFNEMNWPLDIRPLNKTLVQDNKWKKTDETQEKRRSFLQEFCKKYGGVSRPQSHLFHMVSRIYVEDKHKILYCEVPKAGCSNWKRILMVLNGLAPSTYNISHDAVHYGKHLKKLDGFDLKGIYTRLNTYTKAVFVRDPMERLVSAFRDKFEHPNSYYHPVFGKAIIKKYRPNACEEALNNGSGVQFKEFIHYLLDSHRPVGMDIHWEKVSKLCYPCLINYDFVGKFETLEEDANYFLQLIGAPKELKFPNFKDRHSSDERTNAQVVRQYLKDLTRTERQLIYDFYYLDYLMFNYTTPFL, encoded by the coding sequence AACACCAAGTTCCACCTACCTGAGGAtcccaagggaaaaaaagaaaatctaaactctGAGAGGCCTACTAGGGTCTTGACAGAGACCAGACACTCACAAAGAGAGGATCAATCTTTGGGTAAGACCACAGGGTTGCCAACAACTAAGTTGGCTGAAAAACGTCAGAGAACTAAGACCCTTTTCAAGAAGTTCAATGAAATGAATTGGCCATTGGACATTCGCCCTTTAAACAAAACTTTAGTCCAAGACAACAAATGGAAGAAAACTGATGAGACCCAAGAGAAACGCAGGTCTTTCCTTCAGGAGTTTTGCAAGAAATATGGTGGAGTGAGTCGTCCTCAGTCACATCTTTTTCATATGGTATCCAGGatctatgtggaagataaacacaaaatctTATATTGTGAAGTACCGAAAGCTGGCTGTTCCAACTGGAAAAGAATTCTGATGGTACTAAATGGATTGGCTCCCTCTACATACAACATCTCCCATGATGCTGTTCACTATGGGAAGCATTTGAAAAAGCTAGATGGCTTTGACTTAAAAGGGATATATACTCGTTTGAATACCTACACCAAAGCTGTGTTTGTTCGTGATCCCATGGAAAGATTAGTGTCAGCATTTAGGGACAAATTTGAACACCCCAATAGTTATTACCATCCAGTATTTGGGAAGGCaattataaagaaatatagaCCAAATGCCTGTGAAGAAGCATTGAATAATGGATCTGGAGTCCAATTCAAAGAATTCATCCACTATTTGCTGGATTCCCACCGTCCAGTAGGAATGGACATTCACTGGGAAAAGGTCAGCAAACTCTGCTATCCATGTTTGATCAACTATGATTTTGTAGGGAAATTTGAAACTTTGGAAGAAGATGCCAATTACTTTTTACAGCTGATTGGTGCTCCAAAAGAGCTGAAATTTCCAAACTTTAAGGATAGGCACTCTTCCGATGAAAGAACCAATGCTCAGGTCGTGAGACAATATTTAAAGGATCTGACGAGAACTGAGAGACAGTTAATCTATGACTTTTATTACTTGGACTATTTGATGTTTAATTATACAACTCCGTTTTTGTAG